ATAGCGGCGGTGTTTTTCATCCCTGGCCATAATATCCAGGCGTACACTCTTATACTCCGGATGATAAAGGATACTTTTCTCGTAATCCACCTGGACTTCCTCAATGGGAAACCCCAGCAGCATCTCCAGAAATTCCCGGCACACATTCTCCCTTGACATGACCGCACAGAACATAAAATTATTCTTAAACGGCAAATCCTGTAAAGCATTCTTTTGTATCATACCTACCTCCGTCCCAGACAGAGGAATTCTACTTATATTGTAACACAACGATTTTCATGTTACCAGACTATTTCAGACTCAAAATTGTTTTTTCAAATTTCTTCTCCGACAAAATCTCATGGGTCACCAGCTTCATGTTCCAGATGCTTTTACCATCTCCTCATAGCAAAGATAATCACCATTGTCCGTAATGATCTGATGGAAGGACACTGCTGTGTACCCTCTTTTTAAATACATGGCTTTCGCCGGCAGGGAAGAATCCAGCTGTATGGTATCGTATCTGCCGGTTATCCTGTCCTCTGCAAAGTCTAACAATTCAGTTCCATATCCTCTTTTCTGAAAAACTGGTTCCACAAATAACCGCTCTATCTCATTTTCCCGGATCGTGACCGTTCCAGCTGCCTTTCCGTCCACCTCCAGAACATAAACCAGCCGCTGTTCCAGATCTTTTCTCACGTTGCCGCTGCTGTGATGGCACAGGAAAAAGTTCACCGCCCCTTCCGGATAATATCTGGGATATACCGTTTCTATGGTGCGTTTTACCAGCTCAATAATGGTATCGGCCTCCGCCGGTTCAGCAATTCTGATCATAATTTATTCCTCCACCCCAATTCTAACACATTGCCCACATCCCCACAATCCTTTTCCCCAGGAAGTCCACAACAGAAAAAGACCATTTCACATCAAAAACGGCTCCCGCCCGCAGATCTCTCCACAGGCAGGAACCGCCACAATTCTATTCCTGCATCATATTTTCCTGCATCATTTCTTCATACAGCGCTTATGCCGGATACATTCTATCCAAATGGATTTTCCGTCTTATACAGCATCCCCTTAGGCTGGTTGAATCCGATCTCCTCTACGTCCACGCCGATGTACTTGAACACTTCATACAGCGCCCTGCCGTAATGTCCGAACGCCACTGCCCCATGGTGCGGGAAGTTCTTTTCGATCAGCACATGGCGGTAGAATCTGCCCATCTCCGGGATCGCAAAAATACCGATGGAGCCGAAGGACCGGGTAGCCACCGGAAGTACCTCGCCCTGGGCCACATATGCGCGCAGGATATTGTCCGCGGTGCTCTGCAAACGGTAAAAGGTGATCTCGCCCGGTGCAATGTCGCCTTCTAACGTACCCTGGGTCACTTCCTCCGGCAGGGAGCGGGCCATAATGAGCTGATACTTCATCTCGCAGGCGGTCAGCTTTTTAGAGCTGGTATTGCCGCAGTGGAATCCCATGAAGGTCTCGTGCAGCTTATAATCATAGCTGCCCTTAATATCCTCCTCATAAAGGTCGGACGGCACCGAGTTGTTGATGTCAAGCAGTGTCACCGCATCCTGGCTGATGCAGGTGCCGATGAACTCGCTGAGGGTCCCGTAGATATCCACCTCACAGGAAACCGGGATGCCCCGTCCGGCAAGGCGGCTGTTCACATAACACGGCACGAAGCCAAACTGGGTCTGGAATGCAGGCCAGCATTTCCCGGCGATCGCCACGTATTTGCGGTAGCCTCTGTGCGCCTCGATCCAGTCTACGAGCGTCAGCTCATACTGAGCCAGCTTTTCCAGGATCTCCGGCTTTTTATTCCCGGCTCCCAGCTCCGCTTCCATATCCTTCATCACATCCGGGATCCGGGCGTCTCCTGCGTGGTTGTTGAACGCCTCAAACAGATCCAGCTCCGAGTTCTCCTCAATCTCCACGCCCAGGTTGTAGAGCTGTTTGATCGGCGCGTTGCATGCAAGGAAATTTAATGGGCGCGGCCCGAAGCTGATGATCTTTAAGCTGGACAGTCCCACAATGGCGCGGGCGATCGGTACAAACTCCTCGATCATGTCTGCGCATTCTTCCGCTGTGCCCACGGGATACTCTGGAATGTAGGCGCGGATATTCCTGAGTTT
This portion of the Clostridium sp. AN503 genome encodes:
- a CDS encoding GNAT family N-acetyltransferase; this encodes MIRIAEPAEADTIIELVKRTIETVYPRYYPEGAVNFFLCHHSSGNVRKDLEQRLVYVLEVDGKAAGTVTIRENEIERLFVEPVFQKRGYGTELLDFAEDRITGRYDTIQLDSSLPAKAMYLKRGYTAVSFHQIITDNGDYLCYEEMVKASGT
- a CDS encoding L-fucose/L-arabinose isomerase family protein, with protein sequence MMNTPEIKIGIVAVSRDCFPESLSVNRRKALVEAYSKKYDAKNIYECPVCIVESEIHMVQALEDVKAAGCNALVVYLGNFGPEISETLLAKHFEGPSMFIAAAEESGSNLIQGRGDAYCGMLNASYNLKLRNIRAYIPEYPVGTAEECADMIEEFVPIARAIVGLSSLKIISFGPRPLNFLACNAPIKQLYNLGVEIEENSELDLFEAFNNHAGDARIPDVMKDMEAELGAGNKKPEILEKLAQYELTLVDWIEAHRGYRKYVAIAGKCWPAFQTQFGFVPCYVNSRLAGRGIPVSCEVDIYGTLSEFIGTCISQDAVTLLDINNSVPSDLYEEDIKGSYDYKLHETFMGFHCGNTSSKKLTACEMKYQLIMARSLPEEVTQGTLEGDIAPGEITFYRLQSTADNILRAYVAQGEVLPVATRSFGSIGIFAIPEMGRFYRHVLIEKNFPHHGAVAFGHYGRALYEVFKYIGVDVEEIGFNQPKGMLYKTENPFG